A single Theropithecus gelada isolate Dixy chromosome 7b, Tgel_1.0, whole genome shotgun sequence DNA region contains:
- the PEX11A gene encoding peroxisomal membrane protein 11A isoform X2, producing MDAFIRFTNQTQGRDRLFRATQYTCMLLRYLLEPKAGKEKVVMKLKKLESSVSTGRKSNLNRVIYFICDTILWVRSVGLTSGINKEKWRTRAAHHYCFSLLLSLVRDLYEISLQMKRVTRDRARKEKSASQDSLGYSVADEETEWLQSFLLLLFRSLKQHPPLLLDTVKNLCDILNPLDQLGIYKSNPGIVGLGGLVSSIAGMITVAYPQMKLKTR from the exons ATGGACGCCTTCATCCGCTTCACCAACCAGACCCAGGGCCGGGACCGACTCTTCAG aGCCACTCAGTACACATGCATGTTGCTTAGATATTTGTTAGAGCCTAAAGCTGGCAAAGAGAAGGTGGTAATGAAGCTCAAGAAACTGGAGTCCAGTGTGAGCACTGGTCGTAAAT CCAACCTGAACCGTGTGATTTATTTCATCTGTGACACCATCCTCTGGGTGAGGAGCGTAGGTCTCACCTCTGGCATCAACAAAGAGAAATGGCGAACGAGGGCTGCCCACCACTACTGCTTTTCTCTTCTGCTGAGCCTGGTCAGGGATCTGTATGAAATCTCCCTGCAGATGAAACGAGTTACACGTGACAGGGCAAGGAAAGAGAAATCAGCATCCCAGGATTCTCTTGGGTACAGTGTGgctgatgaggaaacagaatgGCTCCAATCCTTTCTACTTCTCTTATTCCGATCTCTGAAGCAGCATCCTCCCTTGCTTCTGGACACGGTGAAGAACCTTTGTGATATCCTGAACCCTTTGGACCAGCTGGGGATCTATAAGTCCAATCCTGGCATCGTTGGACTTGGAGGTCTTGTGTCCTCTATAGCAGGCATGATCACTGTGgcatatcctcagatgaagttGAAGACCCGTTAG
- the PEX11A gene encoding peroxisomal membrane protein 11A isoform X1 — translation MDAFIRFTNQTQGRDRLFRATQYTCMLLRYLLEPKAGKEKVVMKLKKLESSVSTGRKWFRLGNVVHAIQATEQSIHATDLVPRLCLTLANLNRVIYFICDTILWVRSVGLTSGINKEKWRTRAAHHYCFSLLLSLVRDLYEISLQMKRVTRDRARKEKSASQDSLGYSVADEETEWLQSFLLLLFRSLKQHPPLLLDTVKNLCDILNPLDQLGIYKSNPGIVGLGGLVSSIAGMITVAYPQMKLKTR, via the exons ATGGACGCCTTCATCCGCTTCACCAACCAGACCCAGGGCCGGGACCGACTCTTCAG aGCCACTCAGTACACATGCATGTTGCTTAGATATTTGTTAGAGCCTAAAGCTGGCAAAGAGAAGGTGGTAATGAAGCTCAAGAAACTGGAGTCCAGTGTGAGCACTGGTCGTAAAT GGTTCAGACTAGGCAATGTGGTACATGCTATACAGGCAACTGAGCAGAGCATTCATGCCACTGACCTGGTACCTCGCTTATGCTTAACATTAGCCAACCTGAACCGTGTGATTTATTTCATCTGTGACACCATCCTCTGGGTGAGGAGCGTAGGTCTCACCTCTGGCATCAACAAAGAGAAATGGCGAACGAGGGCTGCCCACCACTACTGCTTTTCTCTTCTGCTGAGCCTGGTCAGGGATCTGTATGAAATCTCCCTGCAGATGAAACGAGTTACACGTGACAGGGCAAGGAAAGAGAAATCAGCATCCCAGGATTCTCTTGGGTACAGTGTGgctgatgaggaaacagaatgGCTCCAATCCTTTCTACTTCTCTTATTCCGATCTCTGAAGCAGCATCCTCCCTTGCTTCTGGACACGGTGAAGAACCTTTGTGATATCCTGAACCCTTTGGACCAGCTGGGGATCTATAAGTCCAATCCTGGCATCGTTGGACTTGGAGGTCTTGTGTCCTCTATAGCAGGCATGATCACTGTGgcatatcctcagatgaagttGAAGACCCGTTAG
- the PEX11A gene encoding peroxisomal membrane protein 11A isoform X3, whose protein sequence is MKRVTRDRARKEKSASQDSLGYSVADEETEWLQSFLLLLFRSLKQHPPLLLDTVKNLCDILNPLDQLGIYKSNPGIVGLGGLVSSIAGMITVAYPQMKLKTR, encoded by the coding sequence ATGAAACGAGTTACACGTGACAGGGCAAGGAAAGAGAAATCAGCATCCCAGGATTCTCTTGGGTACAGTGTGgctgatgaggaaacagaatgGCTCCAATCCTTTCTACTTCTCTTATTCCGATCTCTGAAGCAGCATCCTCCCTTGCTTCTGGACACGGTGAAGAACCTTTGTGATATCCTGAACCCTTTGGACCAGCTGGGGATCTATAAGTCCAATCCTGGCATCGTTGGACTTGGAGGTCTTGTGTCCTCTATAGCAGGCATGATCACTGTGgcatatcctcagatgaagttGAAGACCCGTTAG
- the PLIN1 gene encoding perilipin-1 encodes MAVNKGPTLLDGDLPEQENVLQRVLQLPVVSGTCECFQKTYTSTKEAHPLVASVCNAYEKGVQSASNLAAWSLEPVVRRLSTQFTAANELACRGLDHLEEKIPALQCPPEKIASELKDTISTRLRSARNSISIPIASTSDKVLGAALAGCELAWGVARDTAEFAANTRAGRLASGGADLALGSIEKVVEYLLPPDKEESAPAPGHQQAQKSPKAKLSLMSRVGALTNTLSRHTMQTMARALEQGHTLAMWIPGVAPLSSLAQWGASVAMQAVSRRRSEVRVPWLHSLAAAQEEDHEDQTDTEGEDVEEEEELETEENKFSEVAALPGPQGLLGGVAHNLQKALQTTISAVTWAPAAVLGMAGRVLHLTPAPAVSSTKGRAMSLSDALKGVTDNVVDTVVHYVPLPRLSLMEPESEFRDIDNPPAQVERREAERRASGAPPAGPEPAPRAAQPRRSLRSAQSPGAPPGPGLEDKVATPAAPRPAFPAVPREKPKRRVSDSFFRPSVMEPILGRAQYSQLRKKS; translated from the exons ATGGCAGTCAACAAAGGCCCCACCTTGCTGGATGGAGACCTCCCT GAGCAGGAGAATGTGCTACAGCGGGTGCTGCAGCTGCCGGTGGTGAGTGGCACCTGCGAGTGCTTCCAGAAGACCTATACCAGCACTAAGGAAGCCCACCCCCTGGTGGCCTCTGTGTGCAATGCCTATGAGAAGGGCGTGCAGAGCGCCAGTAACTTGGCTGCCTGGAGCTTGGAGCCGGTGGTGCGCAGGCTGTCCACCCAGT TCACAGCTGCCAATGAGCTGGCCTGCCGAGGCTTGGACCACCTGGAGGAAAAGATCCCAGCCCTCCAGTGCCCTCCTGAAAAG ATTGCTTCTGAGCTGAAGGACACCATCTCCACCCGCCTCCGCAGTGCCAGAAACAGCATCAGCATTCCCATCGCAAGCACTTCAGACAAGGTCCTGGGGGCCGCTTTGGCTGGGTGCGAGCTCGCCTGGGGAGTGGCCAGAGACACTGCGGAATTTGCTGCCAACACTCGAGCTGGCCGACTGGCTTCTGGAGGGGCTGACTTGGCCTTGGGCAGCATTGAGAAGGTGGTGGAGTACCTCCTCCCTCCAGACAAGGAAGAGTCAG CCCCTGCTCCTGGACACCAGCAAGCCCAGAAGTCTCCTAAGGCCAAGCTGAGCCTCATGAGCAGGGTTGGGGCTCTGACCAACACCCTCTCTCGACACACCATGCAGACCATGGCCCGGGCCCTGGAGCAGGGCCACACCCTGGCCATGTGGATCCCAGGAGTGGCGCCCCTG AGCAGCCTGGCCCAGTGGGGTGCCTCAGTGGCCATGCAGGCGGTGTCCCGGCGGAGGAGTGAAGTGCGGGTGCCCTGGTTACACAGCCTCGCAGCCGCCCAGGAGGAGGATCATGAGGACCAGACAGACACGGAGGGAGAGGacgtggaggaggaggaagaattgGAGACAGAGGAGAACAAGTTCAGTGAG GTAGCAGCCCTGCCAGGCCCTCAAGGGCTCCTGGGCGGTGTGGCACATAATCTGCAGAAGGCCCTCCAGACCACCATCTCGGCTGTGACATGGGCACCTGCAGCTGTGCTGGGCATGGCAGGGAGGGTGCTGCACCTCACACCAGCTCCTGCTGTCTCCTCGACCAAGGGGAGGGCCATGTCTCTATCAGATGCCCTGAAGGGCGTTACTGACAATGTGGTGGACACGGTGGTGCATTACGTGCCG CTCCCCAGGCTGTCGCTGATGGAGCCCGAGAGCGAATTCCGGGACATCGACAACCCGCCCGCCCAGGTCGAGCGCCGGGAGGCGGAGCGCAGGGCGTCAGGGGCGCCACCCGCCGGCCCGGAGCCCGCCCCGCGCGCCGCACAGCCCCGCCGCAGCCTGCGGAGCGCGCAGAGCCCCGGGGCGCCCCCCGGCCCGGGCCTGGAGGACAAGGTCGCCACGCCCGCAgcgccgcgcccggccttcccgGCCGTGCCCCGCGAGAAGCCGAAGCGCAGGGTCAGCGACAGCTTCTTCCGGCCCAGCGTCATGGAGCCCATCCTGGGCCGCGCGCAGTACAGCCAGCTGCGCAAGAAGAGCTGA